Proteins encoded together in one Lathyrus oleraceus cultivar Zhongwan6 chromosome 5, CAAS_Psat_ZW6_1.0, whole genome shotgun sequence window:
- the LOC127084971 gene encoding DNA polymerase I A, chloroplastic/mitochondrial isoform X1, which translates to MWVSSQTTSFRSPYYCSSCLSFSSHSSSRPFRFPLSSLSFFASYGSPQHSRRKIQSIQTANNVLLNSNLSSNSLQFREGSYRLKPISFGLNKCNDMLHNRNSPIHTSVMKFSTASVSMLEVTNHTKRKEELNSLSSYKLQARMMPCLGPRDYRLSNPHRRKLYGDKTGWVEASCKLTQKKNEMHDPAKSSPYPFNTNTIACSSIGQESIISKNEGCNLMLQDLCEPALSSLQQSIIENSKVLIDTERVGTESNILSLEIGEEKIDEVNDNHRLTTTPKKATNAKLTVTMTRSAEQSKLRERLCSIYDNILVVNNLSLAKKVAKMLTVNYRHLIHACDTEVSKIDVKKETPVDHGEIICFSIYSGPEADFGGGKSCIWVDVLDGGGKKILNMFADFFQDPSIKKVWHNYSFDCHVIENYGFKVSGFHADTMHMARLWDSSRRWVGGYSLEALSGDKGVMSRANLNYEKDLIGKVSMTTIFGLRKAKKDGSLGKTVTIDPVEVLQREERIPWICYSALDARSTLKLYESLKNHLSDLPWKLDGELLRENMFDFYEKFLQPFGELLVKMESVGMLVDRLYLQEIEKVAKAEQQAAVNRFRKWGSKYCPDVKYMNVGSDAQLRVLLFGGTVNRKNHNEAIPTERIFKVPNVDKVIEKGKKTPSKLRDIKLNSIGYSLNVDMYTASGWPSCSGDALKALAGKVSAEYDFDLEDEDGNPSQIEDEPLETDNSAYGTAFSAFPTEEEGREACHAIAALCEVCSIDSLISNFILPLQGDNISGKDQRVHCSININTETGRLSARRPSLQNQPALEKDRYKIRQAFIAAPGNSLIVADYGQLELRILAHLTNCKSMLEAFEAGGDFHSRTAMNMYPYIREAVDNNEVLLEWYPQPGEDKPPVPLLKDAFASERRKAKMLNFSIAYGKTPQGLSKDWKVSVKEAKKTVDLWYNDRKEVLKWQKQRKKEAFEFGCVYTLLGRARRFPEIFQGQNYYKGHIERAAINTPVQGSAADVAMLAMLEISNNKQLKDLGWKLLLQVHDEVILEGPTESAEVAKAIVIDCMSNPFNGKNILKVGLSVDAKCAQNWYAAK; encoded by the exons CAGAAGAAAAATCCAATCAATCCAGACTGCCAACAATGTCCTCTTAAATAGCAATTTGTCGAGTAACTCGCTTCAATTTAGAGAAGGTTCATACCGCCTAAAGCCAATATCTTTTGGGTTGAataaatgcaatgacatgttgCATAATCGTAATTCTCCCATACATACTTCAGTTATGAAATTTTCAACTGCGTCGGTTAGCATGTTGGAGGTAACAAATCACACAAAACGGAAAGAAGAGCTGAATTCTTTGAGTTCCTACAAACTACAAGCTAGGATGATGCCGTGTTTGGGTCCTCGGGATTACAGATTATCCAACCCACATCGTAGAAAATTATATGGTGATAAAACTGGCTGGGTCGAGGCTAGTTGTAAATTGACTcagaaaaaaaatgaaatgcatGATCCTGCCAAGAGTAGTCCGTATCCGTTTAATACAAATACAATTGCTTGTTCTTCTATCGGTCAGGAATCGATTATTTCTAAAAATGAAGGTTGCAATCTTATGCTGCAGGATCTATGCGAACCTGCCTTATCTTCTCTTCAACAATCTATAATAGAAAACTCAAAGGTGTTGATAGACACCGAAAGAGTTGGGACTGAGTCAAATATATTGTCATTGGAGATCGGTGAAGAGAAAATTGACGAGGTTAATGACAATCACAGGTTGACTACAACTCCAAAAAAAGCGACTAATGCAAAGTTGACGGTTACAATGACACGCAGTGCTGAACAATCAAAACTTCGGGAAAGGCTCTGTAGTATCTACGATAACATATTGGTTGTTAATAATCTTTCTCTTGCAAAGAAAGTAGCTAAGATGCTCACAGTAAATTACAGGCATCTTATTCATGCATGTGATACTGAG GTATCGAAGATAGATGTGAAAAAGGAAACACCTGTAGATCATGGGGAGATAATATGCTTTAGTATTTATTCGGGTCCGGAAGCTGATTTTGGAGGTGGGAAGTCATGTATCTGGGTAGATGTTCTTGATGGTGGAGGCAAAAAGATTTTAAATATGTTTGCAGATTTTTTTCAAGACCCATCCATTAAAAAG GTCTGGCATAACTATAGCTTCGACTGTCATGTTATAGAAAACTATGGATTTAAGGTTTCTGGATTTCATGCTGATACAATGCACATGGCACGATTATGGGATTCATCAAGACGTTGGGTTGGTGGTTATTCTCTTGAAGCACTTAGTGGTGACAAAGGCGTTATGTCTAGGGCTAATCTGAACTATGAAAAGGATTTGATCGGTAAGGTCTCAATGACGACTATATTTGGTCTGAGAAAGGCGAAGAAAGATGGATCTTTGGGTAAGACGGTTACCATTGATCCTGTTGAAGTACTGCAAAGAGAAGAGCGAATACCTTGGATATGTTACTCCGCCTTAGATGCTAGAAGCACTCTGAAGCTTTATGAGAGCCTAAAGAATCATCTTTCAGATTTGCCGTGGAAACTTGATGGAGAACTCTTACGAGAAAACATGTTCGATTTTTACGAGAAATTTTTGCAGCCGTTTGGTGAGCTTCTTGTTAAAATGGAATCGGTGGGTATGCTAGTGGATCGGTTATATCTTCAAGAGATAGAGAAGGTGGCCAAAGCAGAGCAACAGGCAGCTGTTAATAGATTCCGAAAATGGGGATCTAAGTATTGTCCTGATGTTAAGTATATGAATGTCGGTAGCGATGCACAGTTGCGCGTACTGCTTTTCGGTGGCACTGTGAACAG AAAAAACCACAACGAGGCAATTCCGACCGAGCGGATATTCAAGGTTCCCAATGTTGATAAAGTGattgaaaaaggaaaaaagacTCCCTCAAAATTACGTGATATTAAGTTGAATAGCATCGGATATAGCCTAAACGTTGACATGTACACAGCTAGCGGCTGGCCCTCATGTAGTGGTGACGCTTTAAAGGCGCTGGCCGGAAAAGTTTCTGCTGAATATGATTTCGATCTCGAGGATGAAGATGGGAATCCTTCTCAAATTGAAGATGAACCTTTAGAAACAGACAATTCTGCTTATGGAACGGCCTTTTCTGCTTTTCCAACAGAGGAAGAAGGGAGAGAAGCTTGTCATGCAATTGCTGCTTTATGTGAAGTCTGTTCAATTGATTCTTTGATCTCTAACTTCATCCTTCCCTTGCAG GGAGATAATATATCTGGAAAGGATCAACGTGTTCATTGTTCCATAAATATCAACACAGAGACGGGACGCTTGTCTGCAAGAAGACCAAGTCTACAG AATCAACCAGCTTTGGAAAAGGACCGATATAAAATCCGTCAAGCATTCATAGCTGCTCCTGGAAATTCTCTTATAGTTGCCGATTACGGACAG TTGGAACTTAGGATACTTGCACATCTTACTAATTGTAAGAGCATGTTGGAAGCCTTTGAAGCCGGTGGAGATTTCCATTCCAGAACCGCAATGAATATGTATCCATATATTCGTGAAGCAGTTGATAACAACGAAGTGCTTCTTGAATGGTATCCTCAGCCTGGTGAAGACAAACCCCCTGTTCCTCTCCTCAAG GACGCGTTTGCTTCTGAAAGAAGAAAAGCCAAAATGCTTAATTTCTCAATTGCATATGGAAAGACTCCACAGGGTCTTTCTAAGGATTGGAAG GTTTCTGTGAAAGAAGCTAAGAAGACGGTTGACCTCTGGTACAACGATAGAAAAGAAGTTTTGAAATGGCAAAAGCAACGTAAAAAAGAAGCTTTTGAATTCGGATGTGTTTACACATTGCTAGGGAGAGCACGACGGTTCCCTGAGATATTCCAAGGTCAAAACTACTATAAAGGTCACATTGAACGCGCTGCTATTAATACCCCAGTGCAG GGAAGTGCAGCTGATGTTGCCATGCTTGCCATGTTAGAAATATCGAATAATAAACAGTTGAAGGATCTTGGATGGAAGTTACTTCTTCAG GTTCACGATGAAGTCATATTGGAAGGACCAACCGAGTCAGCCGAGGTTGCAAAAGCTATAGTTATTGATTGCATGTCAAACCCCTTTAATGGCAAGAATATTCTCAAAGTCGGCCTCTCCGTGGATGCCAAGTGCGCACAAAACTGGTACGCGGCAAAGTGA
- the LOC127084971 gene encoding DNA polymerase I A, chloroplastic/mitochondrial isoform X2, which yields MWVSSQTTSFRSPYYCSSCLSFSSHSSSRPFRFPLSSLSFFASYGSPQHRRKIQSIQTANNVLLNSNLSSNSLQFREGSYRLKPISFGLNKCNDMLHNRNSPIHTSVMKFSTASVSMLEVTNHTKRKEELNSLSSYKLQARMMPCLGPRDYRLSNPHRRKLYGDKTGWVEASCKLTQKKNEMHDPAKSSPYPFNTNTIACSSIGQESIISKNEGCNLMLQDLCEPALSSLQQSIIENSKVLIDTERVGTESNILSLEIGEEKIDEVNDNHRLTTTPKKATNAKLTVTMTRSAEQSKLRERLCSIYDNILVVNNLSLAKKVAKMLTVNYRHLIHACDTEVSKIDVKKETPVDHGEIICFSIYSGPEADFGGGKSCIWVDVLDGGGKKILNMFADFFQDPSIKKVWHNYSFDCHVIENYGFKVSGFHADTMHMARLWDSSRRWVGGYSLEALSGDKGVMSRANLNYEKDLIGKVSMTTIFGLRKAKKDGSLGKTVTIDPVEVLQREERIPWICYSALDARSTLKLYESLKNHLSDLPWKLDGELLRENMFDFYEKFLQPFGELLVKMESVGMLVDRLYLQEIEKVAKAEQQAAVNRFRKWGSKYCPDVKYMNVGSDAQLRVLLFGGTVNRKNHNEAIPTERIFKVPNVDKVIEKGKKTPSKLRDIKLNSIGYSLNVDMYTASGWPSCSGDALKALAGKVSAEYDFDLEDEDGNPSQIEDEPLETDNSAYGTAFSAFPTEEEGREACHAIAALCEVCSIDSLISNFILPLQGDNISGKDQRVHCSININTETGRLSARRPSLQNQPALEKDRYKIRQAFIAAPGNSLIVADYGQLELRILAHLTNCKSMLEAFEAGGDFHSRTAMNMYPYIREAVDNNEVLLEWYPQPGEDKPPVPLLKDAFASERRKAKMLNFSIAYGKTPQGLSKDWKVSVKEAKKTVDLWYNDRKEVLKWQKQRKKEAFEFGCVYTLLGRARRFPEIFQGQNYYKGHIERAAINTPVQGSAADVAMLAMLEISNNKQLKDLGWKLLLQVHDEVILEGPTESAEVAKAIVIDCMSNPFNGKNILKVGLSVDAKCAQNWYAAK from the exons AAGAAAAATCCAATCAATCCAGACTGCCAACAATGTCCTCTTAAATAGCAATTTGTCGAGTAACTCGCTTCAATTTAGAGAAGGTTCATACCGCCTAAAGCCAATATCTTTTGGGTTGAataaatgcaatgacatgttgCATAATCGTAATTCTCCCATACATACTTCAGTTATGAAATTTTCAACTGCGTCGGTTAGCATGTTGGAGGTAACAAATCACACAAAACGGAAAGAAGAGCTGAATTCTTTGAGTTCCTACAAACTACAAGCTAGGATGATGCCGTGTTTGGGTCCTCGGGATTACAGATTATCCAACCCACATCGTAGAAAATTATATGGTGATAAAACTGGCTGGGTCGAGGCTAGTTGTAAATTGACTcagaaaaaaaatgaaatgcatGATCCTGCCAAGAGTAGTCCGTATCCGTTTAATACAAATACAATTGCTTGTTCTTCTATCGGTCAGGAATCGATTATTTCTAAAAATGAAGGTTGCAATCTTATGCTGCAGGATCTATGCGAACCTGCCTTATCTTCTCTTCAACAATCTATAATAGAAAACTCAAAGGTGTTGATAGACACCGAAAGAGTTGGGACTGAGTCAAATATATTGTCATTGGAGATCGGTGAAGAGAAAATTGACGAGGTTAATGACAATCACAGGTTGACTACAACTCCAAAAAAAGCGACTAATGCAAAGTTGACGGTTACAATGACACGCAGTGCTGAACAATCAAAACTTCGGGAAAGGCTCTGTAGTATCTACGATAACATATTGGTTGTTAATAATCTTTCTCTTGCAAAGAAAGTAGCTAAGATGCTCACAGTAAATTACAGGCATCTTATTCATGCATGTGATACTGAG GTATCGAAGATAGATGTGAAAAAGGAAACACCTGTAGATCATGGGGAGATAATATGCTTTAGTATTTATTCGGGTCCGGAAGCTGATTTTGGAGGTGGGAAGTCATGTATCTGGGTAGATGTTCTTGATGGTGGAGGCAAAAAGATTTTAAATATGTTTGCAGATTTTTTTCAAGACCCATCCATTAAAAAG GTCTGGCATAACTATAGCTTCGACTGTCATGTTATAGAAAACTATGGATTTAAGGTTTCTGGATTTCATGCTGATACAATGCACATGGCACGATTATGGGATTCATCAAGACGTTGGGTTGGTGGTTATTCTCTTGAAGCACTTAGTGGTGACAAAGGCGTTATGTCTAGGGCTAATCTGAACTATGAAAAGGATTTGATCGGTAAGGTCTCAATGACGACTATATTTGGTCTGAGAAAGGCGAAGAAAGATGGATCTTTGGGTAAGACGGTTACCATTGATCCTGTTGAAGTACTGCAAAGAGAAGAGCGAATACCTTGGATATGTTACTCCGCCTTAGATGCTAGAAGCACTCTGAAGCTTTATGAGAGCCTAAAGAATCATCTTTCAGATTTGCCGTGGAAACTTGATGGAGAACTCTTACGAGAAAACATGTTCGATTTTTACGAGAAATTTTTGCAGCCGTTTGGTGAGCTTCTTGTTAAAATGGAATCGGTGGGTATGCTAGTGGATCGGTTATATCTTCAAGAGATAGAGAAGGTGGCCAAAGCAGAGCAACAGGCAGCTGTTAATAGATTCCGAAAATGGGGATCTAAGTATTGTCCTGATGTTAAGTATATGAATGTCGGTAGCGATGCACAGTTGCGCGTACTGCTTTTCGGTGGCACTGTGAACAG AAAAAACCACAACGAGGCAATTCCGACCGAGCGGATATTCAAGGTTCCCAATGTTGATAAAGTGattgaaaaaggaaaaaagacTCCCTCAAAATTACGTGATATTAAGTTGAATAGCATCGGATATAGCCTAAACGTTGACATGTACACAGCTAGCGGCTGGCCCTCATGTAGTGGTGACGCTTTAAAGGCGCTGGCCGGAAAAGTTTCTGCTGAATATGATTTCGATCTCGAGGATGAAGATGGGAATCCTTCTCAAATTGAAGATGAACCTTTAGAAACAGACAATTCTGCTTATGGAACGGCCTTTTCTGCTTTTCCAACAGAGGAAGAAGGGAGAGAAGCTTGTCATGCAATTGCTGCTTTATGTGAAGTCTGTTCAATTGATTCTTTGATCTCTAACTTCATCCTTCCCTTGCAG GGAGATAATATATCTGGAAAGGATCAACGTGTTCATTGTTCCATAAATATCAACACAGAGACGGGACGCTTGTCTGCAAGAAGACCAAGTCTACAG AATCAACCAGCTTTGGAAAAGGACCGATATAAAATCCGTCAAGCATTCATAGCTGCTCCTGGAAATTCTCTTATAGTTGCCGATTACGGACAG TTGGAACTTAGGATACTTGCACATCTTACTAATTGTAAGAGCATGTTGGAAGCCTTTGAAGCCGGTGGAGATTTCCATTCCAGAACCGCAATGAATATGTATCCATATATTCGTGAAGCAGTTGATAACAACGAAGTGCTTCTTGAATGGTATCCTCAGCCTGGTGAAGACAAACCCCCTGTTCCTCTCCTCAAG GACGCGTTTGCTTCTGAAAGAAGAAAAGCCAAAATGCTTAATTTCTCAATTGCATATGGAAAGACTCCACAGGGTCTTTCTAAGGATTGGAAG GTTTCTGTGAAAGAAGCTAAGAAGACGGTTGACCTCTGGTACAACGATAGAAAAGAAGTTTTGAAATGGCAAAAGCAACGTAAAAAAGAAGCTTTTGAATTCGGATGTGTTTACACATTGCTAGGGAGAGCACGACGGTTCCCTGAGATATTCCAAGGTCAAAACTACTATAAAGGTCACATTGAACGCGCTGCTATTAATACCCCAGTGCAG GGAAGTGCAGCTGATGTTGCCATGCTTGCCATGTTAGAAATATCGAATAATAAACAGTTGAAGGATCTTGGATGGAAGTTACTTCTTCAG GTTCACGATGAAGTCATATTGGAAGGACCAACCGAGTCAGCCGAGGTTGCAAAAGCTATAGTTATTGATTGCATGTCAAACCCCTTTAATGGCAAGAATATTCTCAAAGTCGGCCTCTCCGTGGATGCCAAGTGCGCACAAAACTGGTACGCGGCAAAGTGA
- the LOC127084972 gene encoding microtubule-associated protein TORTIFOLIA1, whose protein sequence is MKNTKPQNQPTPSRSSSVSTHLQMVELKHKILTSLSKLSDRDTHQIAVEDLEKTILTLSPDAIPMILNCLYDAVSDPKPSIKNESLRLLSFVCSSHHHSAAPHLTKIISHIVRRLKDTDSASRDACRDSIGGIAALYLRGENNGSGSGGSLVGLFVKPLFEAMGEQNKGVQAGAAVCMAKIVESTAAVSDGGDVGVVPVGAFQKMCPRICKLINNPNFLAKAAILPVVAALSQAGAIAPQSLENLLSSIHDCLSSSDWATRKAAAEALSSLALHSSSLITDKTASTVALLEACRCDKIRPVRDSMTEALQLWTKIAGKEDGSSHDSKPLSSDVGNPEPAVSSETSDLKKVNTDERRSDPSVKDLLTSSSNTDSNSKTKAASVSEKAVVILKKKPPVLNDKVLNPEFFQNLEKRSSDDLPVEVVVPRRCLNSSSSNNEEESEASAKDLNERTNPVGNVPNDGFHRSVNNKYLGLERGNDGNSRQRNYDDFAHDRYSERRMNAKELRTKPNDTNDRTENDQRESSSNIAGFSRADGQSEVPFSNNRGNLLAIQRQLTQLERQQVHLMNMLQDFMGGSHDSMVTLENRVRGLERIVEDMLQDLSISSGRRFEGSSTRPSSKYNGFNDYSNGKFGRGGDGRIPYNERYTQTDGNALGMRGRGPSWRSDMPEGWDFPGYGASRNGQISSRRAFGGSSVDGRSPNSLHESDQGGSRRAWDKAAMPIRLGEGPSARSVWQASKDEATLEAIRVAGEDNGPSRATRVAIPEMTAEALADDSVGQERDAIWTSWSNANDALQAGDIDSAFAEVLTTGDDRLLVKLMDRTGPVINELSNDIACEILYAIGQFLLEQDLFNICLSWIQQLVEVLFENGPDTFGVPMEVKEELLRNLHDASTDTAEGWEGVPPDQLLLQLASGWEIDLQQPDK, encoded by the exons ATGAAGAACACAAAACCTCAAAACCAACCAACACCTTCAAGATCTTCATCAGTATCAACCCATTTACAAATGGTAGAACTCAAACACAAGATCTTAACCTCCCTCTCTAAACTCTCCGACAGAGACACCCACCAAATAGCCGTTGAAGATCTCGAAAAGACCATACTAACCCTCTCCCCCGACGCCATTCCCATGATCCTTAACTGTCTATACGACGCCGTTTCAGACCCCAAACCCTCTATAAAAAACGAATCCCTCCGTTTACTGTCATTCGTTTGTTCATCTCACCACCACTCCGCCGCACCTCACCTCACCAAAATCATCTCCCATATAGTCCGGCGGCTTAAGGATACTGATTCCGCTTCCCGCGACGCGTGCCGAGACTCGATTGGAGGGATTGCGGCGCTTTATTTGAGAGGAGAGAATAATGGTAGTGGGAGTGGGGGTTCGCTTGTTGGGTTGTTTGTTAAGCCGTTGTTTGAGGCAATGGGGGAACAGAATAAAGGTGTTCAGGCTGGGGCGGCTGTTTGTATGGCAAAGATAGTTGAATCTACCGCTGCTGTGAGTGATGGTGGTGATGTGGGGGTTGTGCCGGTGGGGGCTTTTCAGAAGATGTGCCCTAGGATCTGCAAGCTGATTAATAACCCTAATTTCTTGGCTAAGGCTGCGATTTTGCCTGTGGTTGCTGCATTGTCTCAG GCTGGAGCAATTGCACCACAAAGCTTGGAAAATTTGCTATCTAGCATTCATGACTGCCTCTCCAGTAGTGATTGGGCAACGCGCAAAGCAGCAGCAGAGGCATTGAGTTCTTTGGCTTTGCATTCAAGCAGTTTGATTACTGATAAAACGGCATCTACAGTGGCACTGCTTGAGGCTTGTCGGTGTGACAAG ATAAGACCTGTGAGGGATAGCATGACAGAGGCATTGCAGTTGTGGACAAAAATTGCTGGGAAAGAAGATGGATCTTCTCATGATTCAAAGCCCTTGTCGTCTG ATGTCGGGAATCCTGAGCCAGCTGTTTCGTCAGAAACAAGTGACCTGAAAAAGGTAAATACTGATGAGAGGAGGTCTGATCCATCAGTAAAAGATTTACTAACCAGTTCTTCTAACACGGATTCAAATTCTAAAACCAAAGCGGCTAGTGTCTCTGAGAAGGCAGTTGTAATATTAAAAAAGAAACCACCTGTCTTAAATGACAAAGTACTAAACCCAGAATTTTTTCAAAACCTTGAGAAAAGGAGCTCTGATGATTTACCAGTGGAAGTGGTTGTTCCTCGCAGATGCCTCAATTCTTCATCCTCAAACAACGAGGAAGAGTCAGAGGCAAGTGCTAAAGATTTAAACGAAAGAACGAATCCTGTTGGAAATGTCCCTAATGATGGCTTTCATCGATCTGTTAATAATAAATATCTTGGTTTAGAAAGAGGAAATGATGGGAATTCAAGACAAAGAAATTATGACGACTTTGCCCACGACAGATACTCTGAGAGGAGAATGAATGCGAAAGAACTTAGGACAAAACCAAACGATACAAATGACAGGACTGAAAATGATCAGAGAGAGAGTTCCTCCAATATTGCAGGTTTTTCTAGAGCTGATGGTCAATCAGAAGTACCCTTCTCCAATAATAGAGGAAACTTGTTGGCCATCCAGAGACAGTTAACACAGCTTGAAAGACAACAGGTTCATCTGATGAACATGCTGCAG GATTTCATGGGTGGATCTCATGATAGCATGGTGACTCTAGAGAACAGAGTACGAGGTCTTGAGAGAATTGTTGAAGATATGTTACAAGATTTATCTATATCATCAGGCCGGAGATTCGAGGGATCATCCACTCGGCCTTCTAGCAAATATAATGGTTTTAACGATTACTCCAATGGTAAGTTTGGAAGAGGTGGTGATGGACGCATCCCATATAATGAAAGGTATACCCAAACTGATGGGAATGCTTTGGGGATGAGGGGAAGAGGCCCATCTTGGAGATCTGACATGCCCGAGGGTTGGGATTTTCCTGGGTATGGTGCTTCTAGAAATGGCCAGATTTCCTCAAGGAGGGCTTTTGGTGGTAGTTCTGTTGATGGAAGATCACCTAACTCATTGCATGAGAGTGATCAAGGGGGCAGCAGGAGAGCTTGGGATAAAGCAGCAATGCCCATCCGGCTTGGTGAGGGGCCCTCTGCAAGAAGTGTTTGGCAAGCTTCTAAAGATGAAGCTACCTTGGAAGCAATTCGGGTTGCTGGTGAAGACAATGGACCATCTAGAGCAACAAGAGTAGCAATCCCCGAAATGACTGCAGAAGCTCTGGCTGATGACAGTGTTGGACAAGAGAGGGATGCAATCTGGACTTCCTGGAGTAATGCAAACGACGCCCTTCAAGCAGGTGACATAGATTCAGCATTTGCAGAGGTGTTGACTACTGGAGATGATCGTTTGCTTGTAAAACTAATGGATAGAACAGGCCCTGTAATTAATGAACTTTCAAATGACATTGCATGTGAGATCTTGTATGCCATCGGACAATTCTTACTGGAGCAGGACCTCTTTAACATCTGTTTGTCTTGGATTCAACAG TTGGTGGAGGTATTATTCGAAAACGGCCCAGATACTTTTGGCGTTCCCATGGAAGTGAAGGAAGAGCTCTTGCGGAATTTACACGATGCTTCAACAGATACCGCCGAGGGCTGGGAAGGTGTTCCTCCAGATCAACTTTTATTGCAGTTGGCATCAGGCTGGGAAATTGATCTACAACAACCTGACAAATAA